The proteins below are encoded in one region of Struthio camelus isolate bStrCam1 chromosome 11, bStrCam1.hap1, whole genome shotgun sequence:
- the RBM41 gene encoding RNA-binding protein 41, which translates to MRRVNTSLSNDDLLVEDLETEGERQLKSLLHHQLDTSISIEQCKSKRRCFAPAAFYKPFGEEAAGALTLSQFQALQESDKETASLRELGLSDSEILLWKNRASTEKGSGLGAAPEATQDRLHAIQEKMEERQRILSLPQRFAGSKQLSRREMEIENALFQGTDRHSFLRALYHQDDTQKRIANEKDPMVHLETVYQELLSKQLPEELQPTRTDPCLPLSVAPKRPAFEETSLSDQGEQAEQEGSPSLPATKPHPPPSSPVTIKDPVEFVPEEEICKNRLSEEELRSIPRFASYHPGEPSKVLYLKNLGPRVTMKELVSLFARFQRENSPPVQFRLLSGRMRGQAFITFPDIQAAQNAMQLVNGYNLQGKPLVIEFGKSKGHSSEANSAIPSSCTGENPPAK; encoded by the exons atgcggag GGTCAACACCAGCCTGTCCAACGATGATCTCCTCGTGGAAGACTtggagacagaaggagagaggcagctgaagagcCTCCTTCACCACCAGCTCGATACCAGTATTTCCATCGAACA GTGCAAATCGAAGCGGAGATGCTTTGCCCCTGCAGCTTTTTACAAGCCTTTTGGGGAAGAGGCCGCGGGGGCTTTGACCTTGTCACAGTTCCAGGCCCTGCAGGAGAGCGACAAGGAAACTGCTTCTCTCCGGGAACTTGGGCTCTCGGACTCGGAGATTCTGCTCTGGAAGAACCGGGCTTCAACAGAGAAG GGTTCAGGGCTGGGAGCGGCCCCTGAGGCCACACAGGACCGACTCCATGCCATCCAGGAGAAGATGGAAGAGCGTCAGCGCATACTCTCCCTACCCCAGAGGTTTGCTGGCAGCAAGCAGCTGAGCCGGAGGGAGATGGAGATTGAAAATGCGCTCTTTCAGGGAACAGACCGTCATTCCTTCCTCCGGGCACTCTACCACCAAG ATGACACTCAGAAGAGGATAGCAAATGAAAAGGACCCCATGGTTCACCTGGAGACTGTTTATCAAGAGCTGCTGAGCAAGCAGTTGCCTGAGGAACTCCAGCCTACAAGGACTGATCCATGCTTGCCCCTTTCTGTGGCCCCAAAGCGGCCTGCGTTTGAGGAAACATCGCTTTCAGACCagggagagcaggcagagcaggaaggaagTCCCAGCCTGCCTGCAACAAAGCCCCACCCGCCCCCCTCAAGCCCTGTGACTATAAAAGACCCCGTGGAGTTTGTTCCAGAAGAGGAGATCTGCAAGAACCGGCTCTCAGAGGAAGAACTCCGGAGTATCCCCAGGTTTGCCTCCTACCATCCTGGAGAGCCCAGCAAG GTGCTGTATTTGAAGAACTTGGGTCCTCGAGTGACGATGAAGGAGCTAGTGTCCTTGTTTGCTCGGTTCCAGAGGGAGAACAGCCCACCGGTCCAGTTTCGCCTGCTGAGTGGCCGGATGAGGGGTCAGGCTTTCATTACCTTCCCTG ATATTCAGGCAGCACAGAATGCTATGCAGCTGGTGAATGGGTACAATCTGCAGGGGAAGCCTCTGGTTATTGAATTTGGGAAAAGCAAGGGGCATTCATCAGAGGCCAACTCTGCCATCCCCTCTTCCTGTACTGGAGAGAACCCACCTGCCAAGTAA